The segment TCAATACCACATACCCGAGTTCTGCCGCGGTATTAGACATAATCCCAGCAAAAACAATCGCAACGGTGGTTAATTTACGTGGCGCTTTGATAACAATCAGACGCATTGCTGCAGATAATAAACCGGCACGTTCTGCGATCCCAACCCCTAAAAGAGCAACTAATACCGTGCCTAGAGGCGCGAATCCCGTAAAGTTGGTGACCACGTTAGACAGAATTTTACGGATGCCTTCCGCATCTAACAGGCTAACAATGTGAATAATTCCGTCTGCCGCACGACCTTTCGCACCTTCAGGGCGAGGATCCGGCACACTAATACCAAAATACTGACCAACGGCGGAAGAGACTAATAAAATCCCAATTAAGATAATGAATAGAATAACAGGATGTGGCAGAGCATTTCCCAGCCACTCAACCGTTCGTAAAAAACGGCTACCCTCTTGTCTTTTTTGTTCCATGTATGCTCCTTATAAACAAGAGAAATGAACATTACACAATGTTTTTCTCTTCACCTAATTACAAGCATATAAATTCAAACCAACAAATTTGATACAAATCGAATACATTAACTAACAATTAACGTGATGATAGTAAAAATATAATATTTACTTTGTTAAATTTTATTTATGTTAAAAACTAAAACCATAAAAATTAAATATCATAAAAATACAAAAATGTGGTCAAGCTAACATTTTAATAATATTAACAAGCCATTTATGATTATTTTTGACTAAATAGATGTCAAATTTCGTCAGTTTTATTCCATTTAATTCGATTAATACCTATTTTTACATTTACAATAAATTTGAGTTAGATAGAGCAAAGTAAAATACCAATTAGCCTGCTTAATGTACGTTTTTAATCTAGATTAATCAGCGCTATAATCGACGCCTATTTACTACGGGGCGAGCTATAATGTCTGTCATTGATCTTTGGGCAGAGCGTCATATTCAAGACGCTTTAAATAAAGGGGAGTTATCCAACCTCAATGGTGAAGGGAAGCCTTTGCAACTTGATGATGACAGCCAAGTTCCTGAAGAATTAAGGGCAGGCTATCGTATTCTTAAAAATTCTGGGTATCTACCGCCTGAACTGCAACAGAAAAAAGAAGCACTGAATTTATGTCACATGCTGCAGCAACTCTCTGCCGATGACCCCAATTATGTTGCCATCAGTAAGCAATTAGCATTACTCGAGCTAAAACTCAAACAAGCCAATATCAATACCGACTTTTTATATGGCGAATATGCCGTGACAATTTCAGAGCATTTAGAGTCTAAATAGCGAAGAATTAACGTTTAGGTAGGGATTGTAGGCGATATTCCTGAGGGGTTTTACCGTAAAACTTACGAAATGCTTGGCTAAATGCAGAGTGAGAATCATACCCCACCAAAGTGGCAATATGCTCAATAGTTTGGTGAGTTAATAATAAACTTCCCGCTGCCTCCATCCGTTTTTGCAATAAGAATTGCATGACCGTAAGCCCCGTTTCCGCTTTCACTTTACGCTGTAACGTACTGACTGACATATAAAACGCGCAGGCGATGTCTTCGCAGCTTATCGGTAAATGCAGACGTAACTCTACCCAATGAACCAGCTCATCAACCCAACGATTTTCTGGTTTTAACTGGGCTAATAACAGGCGAGCAACGGCAAAGTTTTGTTCCGGTGCTTGAGGGAAACTTTGCAACCAATTTAATAACCCCACCGCCGCTGGCGTCAGCGTGAAATGCGTCATTTTTTCATTTACTGACCACTGCGCCGTTGCAGGCATTTCCAGCACATAATTTTGATTGCCTTCTTGCCCACTGAAAGCGTGACTAACACTCGGCGGGATCACCACTCCCTGACCCGCATTTAGCAGCCAATGTTGACGATGCATATTGATCTCCATCGCCCCTGATAACGCAAAGACTACCTGCCATTGCCCATCACGTTGATGAGAAATAACCTCTTGGGAATATTGGCGATAGTGCAATTCAGGTAATAACAAGGCAAGCTCCTACTGGGTGGCATACAGTAGGAGTATACGATTTTAATCAAAAAAATGCAGCCTGACGGCTTAGGTTGATGACAAAGAGGGATAAAAGCGTGGTTTTTCCCTCTTTGTGTTATCAGGCGAAAATCAATAAATTGATTTTCCTCGTTAATTTTACAATCCAAACGAGCCATTTCCAAACCTGATGAATTTTTCTGTGGTCTGCGCCTTACGGCTTAAGCTAAGCGAGAACCATTCGGCACAGGTAGATTAAATTCAGCTAATACAATGGCACCCGTTTCATCGGGGGCACCTGTAATTAAGACTGCAGATTTGATACCCGCAATACGTTTAACTTCGAAATTACACACACATAAAACCTGTTTGCCAATTAAACTTTCAGGGGTGTAATGCACAGTAATTTGTGCACTTGAACGCTTAATTCCCAATTCCCCTAAATCTACATCCATCACATAAGCGGGCTTTTTTGCTTTACTGTTCACTTCTGCACGAATAATCGTACCAACACGCATTTCCACTTTCGTAAAGTCGTCCCACTCAATAATTTGCATATCTTTATTCCTAAATTAAACGATGGTAATAGCTTAAATTAGCATAGGATAGATAGAGGCTCTTAGCGTCAAACATTCATTTTATGTTGTGAAACAGTCATTGATTATCACCTGATAATCACAGGTAATAATCAATGGGTACAAGAGAGATAAAACGCGAGGTTACATATTTGAGAAAGTATTCATAATAATGCCGCCAGAGATAATTAATCCCATCGCGAAGACTGCGGGCACATCCGGTTTTTGTTTATATAAAATCATTGAAACTAACGTCACACCAACAATACCAAACCCACACCATAAAGAATACGCAACCCCAACAGGGATATACCCCATTGCTCGTGTTAACGCGAAATAGCACAGACAATAAGCCACAATCACTAAAATTGACGGGCCTAATTTGCTAAAACTATTGGTTTTTTTGATCATCGATGTACCCGTGATTTCTGAACCAATTGATAATGCCAACCATAAAAATCCAGTAAACATAATATTTCTCTCTTCTTATTAATGAGCAACTTTGTTGGTTGAAGACAGTGACGCATCCGAATTTTCAGCCGGTTCCGCCTCATCCGAGCCCATTTTAGAAAACAAGTTCATAATCACGATCCCAGAGGCAATAACCCCCATCCCAATCATTGCCGCCATATCGGGGTGCTGCCCATAAAACAGCATACCTAAAGTTGAAACCATCAAAATACCAGTACCCGACCAAGTCGCATACGCTAGCCCAACCGGAATATATTTCACTGCGCGAGAAAGAGAGTAATAACAGATAACATAAAGAATCACTATCAGACCTAATAATAATGATTTAGTTGTTCCTTCACTATTATCGAACATTTTCAATGTGGATGTTGCTGAGGTTTCAGAAATAATAACCGCTAGCATCCAAAGCCATGATTTTGCTTTAGAGGACATAGATAATACTCCTACATAGATAGACGTTTAAAATATTAAATTGAAATAAAATTTATTTTTTTAGAGACTTTAAATAATCCATTGCCGAATCTGTTAATTTATTTTTATTTAGGGAATATTCCTTTGGGTCATTCATTACTTCTCTCAAAGTAATATAGCGATTCTGGTTTATTTTATTTTCACTCGATATCTCATCATTTTTAATGAGCATTTTATTTTCAATATTATTAAATGTATCGAATTGAATACCTAATGAGATAGCCTTATTCATATTCTCTTTAATAAGGCGGTTATAATGTTCATTTTTATTCAAACCTAATATTTGGTTCAAATCACTGTCAGGGCAGCAATGATATTTCAATGCCATGATAGGAATATTTCGAGAGAGTGTTTGGATGATAATTTCGCTCTCTTCGCTGGTTGCCAACCCATTCACGACTTCATTCAGTACCTTGGTTCCTATAAAAGGGAGAAAAACCCCGTGAAATCCTGCAAGTTTTCCCATATTAAAGGTATGAATATCAAAACATTGCCCAATTTCTTTCCATTGATTTATCGTCGATTGCGTTAGCATCTCCTTGGTGGCATAGAAAGAAAAAGACATTGAAGGTAACTGCAATAAACGCTGATAAACCGCCTGTTGATAGTCTTGGCTTGGGGACAATAACACCAAGACTCGCCGTTTCAGCTGTTGCAGTACCTGTAACACTATCTGCTCAATCATTTTTTCGTTCATATTGCCACCGTTCATTTAGGACTTAACTGACAACAAACACGCTGTCACTGTTACGTAACCCTGCCGCATTCGCTTCATCTGTATCAATATGAAACTCCAGAGAAAACCTTGCATCCACTCGAACAACGACCTCATCAAATACGAGACTACGTTCACCTTCCGTGCGAACACATACTCGCTGTCCATTGGAGACATTTAGCGACCTAGCATCCATGAAATTCATGTGAATATGGCGCTGAGCGCAAATGACTTGTTCACAAAGATTAACGTGCCCTGCGGGGCCAATTAACAACGCACTCCCCGATTGATTTAAATCTCCAGATTCACGTACTGGCGCTTTAATACCTAATGCAAAACAATCTGCTTTCGAGACTTCCAGCTGAGTTGTTGGTCTTGTGGGTCCTAACACTCGCACTTTACTGATCGACCCTTTAGGCCCAACCACCATCACACACTCTTTTGCCGCAAATTGACCTGGTTGCTTCAAATCTTTAAATGGCGTCAGTTGATAACCTTCACCAAAAAGCGCGGTAACATCTTCTTGTGAAAGATGGACATGACGGTTCGAAACGCCCACAGGGATAGCAATGGGGCTATCAATCATTGAGGCTGGGTTTGACATAGCTAAGCGAGACAGAATTTTTCCCATCAGCTGCTGGTTTATCATGATTTTTTCCCTTTACGCACATCAGCTTTTGGCTCCACAGCGGCAATCTCGACATCCATCGCCACGGGCGCCTCAACGACCGGTTTTTCAACACCGTTTTCTTCTTCGCTCGCGTTATGCTTAGTGGATAGCAGCTGGGTGATCACTCGCTCTTCTGGGCGGGCAATGACTAATGTGCCTTTTAATAGGTCTTGATGGCTGATAACCGATGCACCATGGTCAACGGCGGTTCTTACTGCACTAATTTCCCCTTGAAAACAAACAGAAACTAAGCCAGAACCGATTTTACGGTAGCCAACAATCTCGACACTCGCCGCTTTGCATGCAGCATCCGCAGCTTGTATTGCTGATGTCAGCCCGTAAGTCTCAATGACGCCTAAACTTTTCATTTTTCTCTCCTACTTAGTGACGAACCAGTCGAATATCGAAATCGAATTTTTTAAAGAAAGCCTCTAATTGATCTAACTCTTCCGCGCTGTAGGTTGGGTCTTTCTTGATGGGATAAATCATGTCGAGCTTGTCGTATTTTCCGCGACCAAGCTGGTGATAAGGCAGAATATCAATTCGACTTAAATTGCCGCGTTTCGACAATTCCATGGCGTATTCAATTGCGCCTGTTATTGCATCAAAAGAATCGTTATATCCGCGAACTAAAGGCATACGCATCACCACATTTGCCCCTAACTCCATTAATCTTTCGAGGTTGCGACGCACATTTTCATTACCAATACCAAACAGATTTTTGTGCTCAATAGTATCGATATGCTTAACATCAAACAGGAATAGGTCGACAACTTCGGCTAACTTTTCATAATTCGCTAATGATGTCGTACCTTGCGTTTCAACCGCTGTATTGATCATCATTTTTTTGCATTCACGCAAAAGCTCAACGGCAAAATCTGTCTGTAAACTCATTTCACCGCCACCAATCGTGACACCTCCGCCAGAGGAAATATAAAAATCGTAGTCCTGCATGATGATCTCCATCATTTCAGAGACCGTGACATCTTTCCCCATAATGTCTAGCGCATCAGAAATGCACACTTCCTCACATTTACGGCAACCGATGCAGTCAATACTACGATTCACGCGGTGGACGGCTTCCCCTTGTTCATTGGTAGTCATGTAATGGATCCCCGCAGGGCAAACATCTACACACTTCCCACACCCAACGCATTTATCGTGGGAAAACATCACTTGGAACTGGCTACTTAGCCCTTCAGGGTTAGCGCACCAAGGGCAACGAATATTGCATCCTTTAAGAAAAATCAGGGTTCGAATGCCATCACCGTCATAAATTGAGTACTTCTGGATATTAAATATCCGCCCTCTGATTTCTGCCGCTGTGTTCATCATTGCATCTCCAAAACAGTTTCAAACTTATTGTTTTTATTATGAATGGTGGGAATAGCCGCCTATCCCCACCCAGATTTGGTTTAGAATTTCTCAATCACCGTACGGCTAATGATTTCGTCCTGAACCTCTTTACATAACTCAACGAAGTAAGCACTGTAGCCAGCAACACGAACGATTAAGTCACGATATTTCTCAGGCTCTTGCTGTGCTTTTTTCAGCATTTCGTTATCAACGTAGCTGAACTGCATTTGACCGTTACCCAAAATGGATGCCGTTCTTAACAACGTGATTAACCCATTGCGACCTTCTGGTGTATCTAATAAGCCTTTTAAGAACTTAAAGTTATGCACCATACCGATGTTCATCGTTTCCACGTTCATCTTACTGATGGATTTAATAATTGCCGTTGGGCCCTGTTTATCCGCCCCTTGAGTTGGGCTAATCCCATCTGACAGTGGCATCCACGCTAAACGACCATTCGCAGTCGCGGCAGTTAGCTCGCCAATCGGTGTGTTGTTAGAAATGGATAATGTGCCGTGACTCAATGTGGAATACAGCATGTCGTATTTGCGGCACTCGCGTTCAGTCCATTCAGTAATGTCTAAAGCATATTGGTCGACATAGTTGTCATCATTACCGAACTTAGGTGCATTCAGGCAATCACGACGTAACTCTTCATAACCTTCAAAGTTGGCAAGCAGACCATCACGCACTTGCTCTAAGGTATAGCGGCCCTCTTCATAAACCACTTTGCGAATAGCCGCCATTGAGTCAACGTAAGTTGCTAGACCAGAGAAAATCAGCCCCGGGCCGTGGTTAATCATTGCACCACCCGCCGCAACATCTTTCCCTTTCTCCATACAGCCTTCCACCAGTAAAGACATCAATGGTTTTGGCGCGACATCACGGTGAACACGCTGGCTGATGACCGTACCAATCGCAGACAGACGAACAATATGGGCAATTTGCGCTTTTACGGCATTGTCGAAATCTTCGAACGTTTTCAGGCTACGCAGATCCCCGGTATCTAAACCTTGGTGACTATCGAACAGCACCATCCGACCACGGTTCAAAACAAACTCAATGGCGATTGGCCACTGGGTGTAACCCGTTGATGTCCACTGATAAATTCGACCTGATTTTTGTGGTTCCACGCAACCCATTAAGCAATAGTCGCGAGCATCTTCGAAATCAAAGCCTTTACGCAGCATCATTTTGATATGGGAATCATCAAAGTGGCAGGCAGGGAAGCCCATACCGGCTTTCACCACATCCACGATTTTTTCCATATATTTTTGCGGAGATTGGTTGTGAATACGGCATGCTAATGATGGCTGGTAAACTTTCACGAAACGGACTGCATCCATAATTAAGTACGTTAAATCGTTACATGCATCACCACCAGAGCGTTTTTGACCACCCACAGTTAAGTTGATAAATGGCTGATACCCAGCGAAATATTTAGCGCCCAGCTCACTCGACATCCACATTAATTCCGCACATTTGATGATAAACGCCTGCATCATTTCCAATGCTTGGTCTTGGGTTAAACGACCCGATTGAATATCGCTTTCATACATTGGGAAACAGTATTGGTCTAAACGGC is part of the Providencia zhijiangensis genome and harbors:
- a CDS encoding DUF1992 domain-containing protein, with translation MSVIDLWAERHIQDALNKGELSNLNGEGKPLQLDDDSQVPEELRAGYRILKNSGYLPPELQQKKEALNLCHMLQQLSADDPNYVAISKQLALLELKLKQANINTDFLYGEYAVTISEHLESK
- a CDS encoding helix-turn-helix transcriptional regulator — its product is MLLPELHYRQYSQEVISHQRDGQWQVVFALSGAMEINMHRQHWLLNAGQGVVIPPSVSHAFSGQEGNQNYVLEMPATAQWSVNEKMTHFTLTPAAVGLLNWLQSFPQAPEQNFAVARLLLAQLKPENRWVDELVHWVELRLHLPISCEDIACAFYMSVSTLQRKVKAETGLTVMQFLLQKRMEAAGSLLLTHQTIEHIATLVGYDSHSAFSQAFRKFYGKTPQEYRLQSLPKR
- a CDS encoding tRNA-binding protein gives rise to the protein MQIIEWDDFTKVEMRVGTIIRAEVNSKAKKPAYVMDVDLGELGIKRSSAQITVHYTPESLIGKQVLCVCNFEVKRIAGIKSAVLITGAPDETGAIVLAEFNLPVPNGSRLA
- a CDS encoding DMT family transporter, producing the protein MFTGFLWLALSIGSEITGTSMIKKTNSFSKLGPSILVIVAYCLCYFALTRAMGYIPVGVAYSLWCGFGIVGVTLVSMILYKQKPDVPAVFAMGLIISGGIIMNTFSNM
- a CDS encoding DMT family transporter, which translates into the protein MSSKAKSWLWMLAVIISETSATSTLKMFDNSEGTTKSLLLGLIVILYVICYYSLSRAVKYIPVGLAYATWSGTGILMVSTLGMLFYGQHPDMAAMIGMGVIASGIVIMNLFSKMGSDEAEPAENSDASLSSTNKVAH
- a CDS encoding phosphate propanoyltransferase, with the translated sequence MINQQLMGKILSRLAMSNPASMIDSPIAIPVGVSNRHVHLSQEDVTALFGEGYQLTPFKDLKQPGQFAAKECVMVVGPKGSISKVRVLGPTRPTTQLEVSKADCFALGIKAPVRESGDLNQSGSALLIGPAGHVNLCEQVICAQRHIHMNFMDARSLNVSNGQRVCVRTEGERSLVFDEVVVRVDARFSLEFHIDTDEANAAGLRNSDSVFVVS
- a CDS encoding BMC domain-containing protein, producing MKSLGVIETYGLTSAIQAADAACKAASVEIVGYRKIGSGLVSVCFQGEISAVRTAVDHGASVISHQDLLKGTLVIARPEERVITQLLSTKHNASEEENGVEKPVVEAPVAMDVEIAAVEPKADVRKGKKS
- the cutD gene encoding choline TMA-lyase-activating enzyme, which codes for MNTAAEIRGRIFNIQKYSIYDGDGIRTLIFLKGCNIRCPWCANPEGLSSQFQVMFSHDKCVGCGKCVDVCPAGIHYMTTNEQGEAVHRVNRSIDCIGCRKCEEVCISDALDIMGKDVTVSEMMEIIMQDYDFYISSGGGVTIGGGEMSLQTDFAVELLRECKKMMINTAVETQGTTSLANYEKLAEVVDLFLFDVKHIDTIEHKNLFGIGNENVRRNLERLMELGANVVMRMPLVRGYNDSFDAITGAIEYAMELSKRGNLSRIDILPYHQLGRGKYDKLDMIYPIKKDPTYSAEELDQLEAFFKKFDFDIRLVRH